A single Mesomycoplasma bovoculi M165/69 DNA region contains:
- a CDS encoding APC family permease — MEIKSSKTNNSTNGKKISFFGALSIVLGASIGAGIFFKSKTVLDGAGNNLIFAIFSWLFACFVIVAMAFALIEIASASKKSNLSLISWNKIFNSNFVYQLSKNFIIYLYLPFTYFVMPVYFVQMFQDSLAAFTLSNNSTLASNYDWVIVLIATLAIFYYFLVVGLNTRVANIHNQVILAFKFLPIIIVVILGFVFFASNVGNTLKESPVFDDYKSIINKGASLEKTLPGVGMFLAMAAIFFTYEGFFTAAGLQSEMKQPHKTPYAILLGIGITTIIYLLIAIATSIVGNGSITEFLDIAQKKLHWSNTLIKTIIGTTNLFVAISILGIINSFTMWGPRALEELIQNGEIKWLVQYKDKTNLSRPLVSTLVIGIVSTFAIIILFLIGVFGFTNSDGNYGQNLNNLYAFADISGNWSALITFFLITIAIYGGIKNRKSQKVQTTKVKYFHLWAWISIIATFLILFFAFAVPIIDLFLLIWVDKNVNNYHFLLQTRVTKVVVLIVFVAMPVIPILIGKHKLKKTRKTKLKV; from the coding sequence GTGGAAATAAAATCATCTAAAACAAATAATTCTACAAACGGGAAAAAAATTTCTTTTTTTGGTGCACTTTCAATTGTATTGGGTGCTAGCATAGGTGCTGGAATTTTTTTTAAATCAAAAACAGTTTTAGATGGAGCTGGCAATAATTTGATTTTTGCAATTTTTAGTTGACTTTTTGCATGTTTTGTTATAGTTGCAATGGCATTTGCTCTTATCGAAATAGCTTCAGCTTCTAAAAAGTCTAACTTATCACTTATTAGTTGAAATAAAATTTTTAATTCTAATTTTGTTTATCAATTATCTAAAAATTTTATTATTTATTTATATTTGCCTTTTACTTATTTTGTGATGCCTGTTTACTTTGTTCAGATGTTTCAAGATAGTTTGGCAGCTTTCACTCTTTCAAATAATTCAACACTCGCTTCCAATTATGATTGAGTTATTGTTTTAATAGCAACCCTTGCAATTTTTTACTATTTTTTAGTTGTTGGTTTAAATACTAGAGTGGCAAATATTCATAATCAGGTTATTTTGGCCTTTAAATTCTTACCAATTATTATTGTTGTGATTTTAGGTTTTGTTTTTTTTGCATCAAATGTTGGTAATACTTTGAAAGAATCTCCAGTTTTTGATGATTATAAATCTATTATTAATAAAGGGGCATCGCTTGAAAAAACACTTCCAGGAGTTGGGATGTTTTTAGCAATGGCTGCTATCTTTTTCACTTATGAAGGGTTTTTTACAGCAGCAGGACTTCAAAGTGAAATGAAGCAACCTCATAAAACTCCTTATGCAATTTTATTAGGAATAGGAATTACTACAATCATTTATCTTTTAATAGCAATTGCAACCTCTATAGTTGGTAATGGTTCTATTACTGAATTTCTGGATATAGCTCAAAAAAAACTTCATTGGTCCAATACTTTAATTAAAACAATTATTGGAACAACCAATTTATTTGTAGCTATTAGTATTTTGGGTATTATTAATAGTTTTACAATGTGGGGTCCACGAGCTCTTGAAGAATTAATTCAAAATGGGGAAATTAAGTGACTTGTACAATATAAGGACAAAACAAATTTAAGTCGTCCTTTAGTTTCAACATTAGTGATTGGCATTGTTTCAACATTTGCCATTATTATTTTATTTTTGATAGGTGTTTTTGGTTTTACTAACTCAGATGGCAATTATGGTCAAAACTTAAATAATTTATATGCTTTTGCAGATATTTCTGGAAATTGGTCTGCCTTAATTACTTTCTTTTTAATAACAATTGCAATCTATGGTGGTATTAAAAATCGAAAAAGTCAAAAAGTTCAAACTACTAAAGTCAAGTATTTTCATTTGTGAGCTTGAATTTCTATTATTGCAACTTTTTTAATTTTATTTTTTGCTTTTGCAGTTCCGATTATTGACTTATTCTTATTAATTTGAGTTGATAAAAATGTAAATAATTATCATTTCTTATTGCAAACCAGAGTTACCAAAGTGGTTGTTCTCATTGTCTTTGTAGCTATGCCAGTAATTCCAATTTTGATTGGTAAACATAAATTAAAAAAAACAAGAAAGACAAAATTGAAGGTTTAA
- a CDS encoding APC family permease — translation MSKQSSGKNQLSEKQFIFFGLNYVVGFGFIATISKVIKLGVWGILVFAITSLITLAVIYSFARAGQRFQYKVGGSYAYAKRVFGPKMVFFQGWNQISQIILFSSTTPLFLSQLLISIDPDRKWVYILLSLLLYIGLISTGFFGFKLSKWFIFGAAILKWITLGLGMGLIIYLISKSGDYGTTFRSYGAVSVTSIASTILSFIYAYGGFESLALLSGNTKTSRFKKIMLLIFFIILASYFLFYIIFIGLPKDLISSFGLEAVYKYVWGFAGFSVFTVGLLFNRITGTTSSPAPYARMIMPLADDGFLPRPLVKTNKHGEYKNAIVLAMLMAIGSSIIFTIIPQAFGVGNVFEKMLDAGNIAYLVQYLLTIVTIYVWHIKKIDKIPLWERVIYIIGAIAIIFTLIFSQFPFLIGQKTNFEEFLPLIAYIVTIIFGYIVMIISRFYNKKYLQKHFAQY, via the coding sequence ATGAGTAAACAAAGTAGCGGCAAGAACCAACTATCAGAAAAGCAATTTATTTTTTTCGGCCTCAATTATGTTGTGGGCTTTGGTTTTATAGCTACCATTTCTAAAGTAATCAAGTTAGGTGTTTGAGGAATTCTTGTTTTTGCAATTACATCCTTAATCACTTTAGCTGTAATTTATTCTTTTGCCCGTGCAGGACAAAGGTTTCAATATAAAGTAGGTGGTTCATACGCCTATGCCAAAAGAGTTTTTGGTCCAAAAATGGTATTTTTCCAAGGCTGGAATCAAATCAGTCAAATTATTTTATTTTCATCAACTACACCATTATTTTTGTCACAACTACTAATTAGCATTGACCCAGATAGAAAATGAGTCTATATTTTACTATCACTTTTGCTTTATATTGGTTTAATTTCAACAGGTTTTTTTGGTTTTAAATTATCGAAATGATTCATTTTTGGGGCTGCTATTCTCAAGTGAATTACACTTGGACTAGGTATGGGTCTAATTATTTATTTGATTAGCAAATCTGGAGATTATGGAACAACTTTTAGAAGTTATGGAGCTGTTTCAGTTACATCCATTGCTTCAACAATCTTGTCATTTATTTATGCGTATGGTGGTTTTGAATCATTAGCCCTTTTATCAGGAAATACTAAAACTAGTAGATTTAAGAAGATAATGCTATTAATTTTTTTCATTATTCTTGCTAGTTACTTCTTGTTTTACATTATTTTTATAGGATTACCAAAAGATTTAATTTCTTCATTTGGACTTGAAGCAGTTTATAAATATGTATGAGGATTTGCAGGATTTAGTGTCTTTACTGTGGGTCTTTTATTCAATCGTATCACTGGTACAACTTCTAGTCCAGCACCATATGCTAGAATGATTATGCCTTTAGCAGATGATGGGTTTTTACCAAGACCTCTTGTTAAAACAAATAAACATGGTGAATACAAAAATGCTATTGTTTTAGCAATGTTAATGGCTATTGGTTCATCAATAATTTTTACAATTATTCCACAAGCTTTTGGTGTTGGAAATGTTTTTGAAAAAATGCTTGATGCTGGAAATATTGCTTATTTGGTGCAATATTTATTGACTATTGTGACAATTTATGTATGGCACATTAAAAAGATTGACAAGATTCCTTTATGAGAAAGAGTTATTTATATTATTGGTGCAATTGCAATTATTTTTACATTGATATTTTCTCAATTTCCATTCCTAATTGGACAAAAAACTAATTTTGAAGAATTTTTACCATTAATTGCTTACATAGTAACAATAATTTTCGGTTACATTGTAATGATTATTTCAAGATTTTACAATAAAAAATACTTACAAAAACATTTTGCTCAATATTAA
- the aspS gene encoding aspartate--tRNA ligase: protein MINSKTLSRELLEKQVFLQGWVQNIRKFKDKIFIDLRDYEGICQVVLEGELMSIKITKESVISVIGIVKLRSSVNEKIKNGDLEILASKVEVISLAAELPFEIHDETNANEDLRLEYRYLDLRRKVVHNKIVFRYKFLHQLRQYLYENNFIEVETPILSKSTPEGARSFLVPTRKQGHFFALPQSPQLYKQLLMVSGFNRYFQIARVFRDEDLRNDRQYEFVQLDLEFSFPTIAMIQSEIEKIMVSVFNRFGISFDGTFESMSFDNAIDQYGTDKPDLRFKNLLIDASELTNKDEFLFSGDTTKVVFLENHLINKNDYKTLSETILQNQGNRLLYLHINNKEIDYYSFKTSPELIDRIESFVAKQNFETGTLFLVSDKYENTCKALGALRVKIGQLFNLADDSKYRFVWIVDWPLFETNSEGGFSAAHHPFTHPTSETRQFLTSDPNKVRAQAYDLVLNGYELGSGSIRIVDQQLQKQIFEVIGLNDQQIESQFGFLLKAFSYGAPPHGGFAIGLDRLLMILTKSSSIREVIPFPLNSKGQDLLFESPTAVQDSQLVDYGLKLNKKEGN, encoded by the coding sequence ATGATAAATAGCAAAACACTTTCGCGAGAGTTGCTCGAAAAACAAGTTTTTTTACAAGGATGAGTGCAAAATATCCGCAAGTTTAAAGATAAAATTTTCATTGACTTAAGAGACTATGAAGGTATTTGTCAAGTGGTTTTAGAAGGCGAACTTATGTCTATTAAAATCACTAAAGAATCAGTGATTAGTGTCATTGGAATAGTGAAATTGCGTTCTAGTGTCAATGAAAAAATTAAAAATGGTGATCTAGAAATTTTAGCTTCCAAAGTTGAAGTTATCTCACTTGCAGCAGAGCTGCCATTTGAAATACATGATGAAACTAATGCCAATGAAGATTTAAGATTAGAATACCGTTATTTAGACTTGCGACGTAAAGTTGTTCATAACAAAATAGTTTTTCGTTATAAATTTTTGCACCAACTTCGACAATATCTCTATGAAAACAATTTTATCGAAGTTGAAACTCCTATTTTGTCCAAATCAACACCTGAAGGTGCTCGTAGTTTTTTAGTACCTACTCGTAAACAAGGTCATTTTTTTGCTTTACCACAATCTCCCCAACTTTACAAGCAATTATTAATGGTTTCTGGTTTTAACCGCTATTTTCAAATTGCGCGAGTATTTCGTGATGAAGACTTGCGTAATGACCGTCAATATGAATTTGTTCAATTAGATTTAGAGTTTTCTTTTCCAACTATTGCAATGATTCAAAGTGAAATTGAAAAAATTATGGTTAGTGTTTTCAATCGTTTTGGCATTAGTTTTGATGGAACTTTTGAATCTATGAGTTTTGACAATGCTATCGATCAATATGGAACTGATAAACCTGACTTGCGTTTTAAAAATCTATTAATTGATGCTAGTGAACTTACCAACAAGGATGAATTTTTATTTTCGGGTGATACAACTAAAGTAGTGTTTTTAGAAAATCATCTAATTAATAAAAATGATTATAAAACATTATCTGAAACTATCTTACAAAACCAAGGTAATCGTTTATTGTATTTACATATCAATAATAAAGAAATTGATTATTATTCATTTAAAACTTCACCAGAACTTATTGATAGAATTGAAAGTTTTGTTGCAAAACAAAACTTTGAAACAGGAACATTGTTTTTGGTTTCTGACAAATATGAAAATACTTGCAAGGCTTTAGGGGCTCTTCGTGTAAAAATAGGTCAATTATTTAATTTAGCAGATGATTCTAAATATCGGTTTGTGTGAATTGTTGATTGACCACTTTTTGAGACCAACTCAGAAGGAGGTTTTTCAGCTGCTCATCATCCATTTACACATCCAACTAGCGAAACTCGTCAGTTTTTAACTAGTGATCCAAACAAAGTGCGTGCTCAAGCATATGATTTAGTGCTCAATGGTTATGAGTTAGGTAGTGGTTCGATTCGAATTGTTGATCAACAACTTCAAAAACAAATTTTTGAAGTAATTGGTTTAAATGATCAGCAAATCGAATCTCAATTTGGCTTTTTATTAAAAGCGTTTTCATATGGCGCACCGCCACATGGAGGTTTTGCAATTGGTCTTGATAGATTATTGATGATTTTAACAAAATCATCATCAATCCGAGAAGTCATTCCATTTCCTCTTAATTCAAAAGGTCAAGACTTGCTATTTGAATCACCAACTGCAGTTCAAGATTCTCAGCTAGTTGATTATGGACTAAAACTTAACAAAAAGGAAGGTAACTAA